From Lytechinus variegatus isolate NC3 chromosome 16, Lvar_3.0, whole genome shotgun sequence, the proteins below share one genomic window:
- the LOC121429874 gene encoding cyclic AMP receptor-like protein A isoform X1: MADPTSAPLEECPLFNGDVTKCNTIYGIRKALAALSLIGCVFMITVIWIFKKYELFVQRLILWLTVAAFFGSISKFLESPREDSAVCNFEGWWTQFWDWVTLMWVSCITFNLYLITIWMINTERREIIYHLVTWGFSFLMACLPLIGNHYGPAGAWCWIPAEYPVWRFFIWYGPLFLLIILMFAVYAYITYKLRKRIRSWQGTYEPEIERNRQLIREEIKPLRAYPFIYLVLSIFPLINRIQNAVNPDNAVFVLYLFHALSAPLVGLVNAIVYGLDPETRSRLTWTQIKLALKSRRAEKAVIKEYTIHSEIPAPDAPPTEIPDLSSPGPDDKLTDRPLDQPSVEGDKKHDAEGEGGVIAGGGANSGVNDGEATIEIV, encoded by the exons ATGGCAGATCCTACAAGCGCACCCCTTGAAGAATGCCCGTTGTTTAATGGTGACGTTACAAAATGT aATACTATTTATGGGATCCGAAAGGCTCTAGCTGCCCTCTCTTTAATCGGATG TGTTTTCATGATAACAGTGATCTGGATCTTTAAGAAGTATGAACTCTTTGTACAAAGACTGATCCTGTGGCTCACAGTAGCAGCATTCTTTGGAAGTATATCAAAGTTTCTG GAAAGCCCAAGAGAAGACAGTGCTGTCTGTAATTTTGAAGGGTGGTGGACACAATTTTGGg ACTGGGTGACATTGATGTGGGTCAGCTGTATAACCTTTAACCTTTACTTGATTACAATATGGATGATCAACACAGAGAGAAGAGAAAT AATATACCATCTTGTGACCTGGGGGTTTTCATTTCTCATGGCTTGTCTACCATTGATTGGTAATCATTATGGACCAGCTGGGGCATGGTG TTGGATACCGGCAGAGTACCCAGTATGGCGTTTCTTCAT CTGGTATGGGCCACTCTTTTTGCTGATAATTCTGATGTTTGCTGTCTATGCGTATATTACATACAAGCTGAGAAAAAGG ATACGAAGTTGGCAGGGGACTTATGAACCTGAAATAGAGCGAAATAGACAGCTAATACGAGAGGAGATCAAGCCGCTCAGAGCGTACCCGTTTATTTATCTTGTGCTTTCTATATTTCCGCTAATAAACAG GATTCAGAACGCCGTGAATCCTGATAATGCCGTCTTCGTGTTATATCTCTTCCACGCTTTGTCTGCTCCGCTGGTTGGTCTGGTTAATGCTATTGTTTATGGCCTCGATCCAGAGACGCGAAGTCGTTTAACATGGACGCAAATAAAG CTTGCACTCAAATCAAGACGAGCCGAGAAAGCCGTCATCAAGGAGTACACCATTCACTCAGAGATTCCGGCCCCGGACGCCCCACCCACCGAAATCCCCGACCTGTCCAGCCCCGGCCCCGATGATAAGCTCACAGACCGACCCCTTGACCAGCCCTCCGTGGAAGGGGACAAGAAGCACGATGCTGAAGGAGAAGGGGGTGTGATAGCAGGAGGAGGAGCCAACAGTGGGGTTAATGATGGGGAGGCGACCATTGAAATTGTGTGA
- the LOC121429874 gene encoding cyclic AMP receptor-like protein A isoform X2, which translates to MADPTSAPLEECPLFNGDVTKCNTIYGIRKALAALSLIGCVFMITVIWIFKKYELFVQRLILWLTVAAFFGSISKFLESPREDSAVCNFEGWWTQFWDWVTLMWVSCITFNLYLITIWMINTERREIIYHLVTWGFSFLMACLPLIGNHYGPAGAWCWIPAEYPVWRFFIWYGPLFLLIILMFAVYAYITYKLRKRIRSWQGTYEPEIERNRQLIREEIKPLRAYPFIYLVLSIFPLINRIQNAVNPDNAVFVLYLFHALSAPLVGLVNAIVYGLDPETRSRLTWTQIKGALQKRTAHQPIREYPLVSAPETPDLEDVSVLAMRPTPVKRNHYQHLAMA; encoded by the exons ATGGCAGATCCTACAAGCGCACCCCTTGAAGAATGCCCGTTGTTTAATGGTGACGTTACAAAATGT aATACTATTTATGGGATCCGAAAGGCTCTAGCTGCCCTCTCTTTAATCGGATG TGTTTTCATGATAACAGTGATCTGGATCTTTAAGAAGTATGAACTCTTTGTACAAAGACTGATCCTGTGGCTCACAGTAGCAGCATTCTTTGGAAGTATATCAAAGTTTCTG GAAAGCCCAAGAGAAGACAGTGCTGTCTGTAATTTTGAAGGGTGGTGGACACAATTTTGGg ACTGGGTGACATTGATGTGGGTCAGCTGTATAACCTTTAACCTTTACTTGATTACAATATGGATGATCAACACAGAGAGAAGAGAAAT AATATACCATCTTGTGACCTGGGGGTTTTCATTTCTCATGGCTTGTCTACCATTGATTGGTAATCATTATGGACCAGCTGGGGCATGGTG TTGGATACCGGCAGAGTACCCAGTATGGCGTTTCTTCAT CTGGTATGGGCCACTCTTTTTGCTGATAATTCTGATGTTTGCTGTCTATGCGTATATTACATACAAGCTGAGAAAAAGG ATACGAAGTTGGCAGGGGACTTATGAACCTGAAATAGAGCGAAATAGACAGCTAATACGAGAGGAGATCAAGCCGCTCAGAGCGTACCCGTTTATTTATCTTGTGCTTTCTATATTTCCGCTAATAAACAG GATTCAGAACGCCGTGAATCCTGATAATGCCGTCTTCGTGTTATATCTCTTCCACGCTTTGTCTGCTCCGCTGGTTGGTCTGGTTAATGCTATTGTTTATGGCCTCGATCCAGAGACGCGAAGTCGTTTAACATGGACGCAAATAAAG GGCGCTCTTCAAAAACGTACAGCTCACCAACCAATCCGGGAGTACCCCTTGGTCTCCGCCCCCGAGACGCCCGATTTGGAAGACGTCTCGGTCCTGGCGATGAGACCGACGCCCGTCAAACGAAACCATTACCAGCATCTTGCCATGGCGTAG
- the LOC121429875 gene encoding COP9 signalosome complex subunit 6-like, producing the protein MASEMEIEGSSSSSQSTVMASGGTGSVAVALHPLVVMNISEHWTRIRAQEGKPTQVLGALIGKQEGRNIEVLNSFELLFDTVEGDIIIDREYYNTKEEQFKQVFKDLEFLGWYTTGGSPDESDIKVHKQICEINESPIFLKLNPLSRQTDLPVHMFESVIDLINGIATMLFVELHFTLATEEAERIGVDHVARVTNSETMESSVVAEHLIAQHNAVKMLHSRVKLILDYVKAVQSGEVPMNHEILRDANSLCHRLPVLHLDKFDTEFYNQCNDVTLMAYLGAITKGCNTINQFVNKFNVLYDRQGMGRRMRGLFL; encoded by the exons ATGGCGTCGGAAATGGAAATCGAAGGGAGTTCATCCTCTTCACAGTCAACTGTTATGGCTTCTGGAGGGACAGGAAGCGTGGCAGTTGCTCTTCATCCCCtggttgtcatgaatatttcagAACATTGGACTAGAATCCGTGCACAAGAAGGAAAACCTACCCAGG TCCTTGGGGCTTTGATTGGTAAACAAGAAGGCAGAAACATTGAGGTCCTAAATTCATTTGAGCTTCTCTTTGACACTGTGGAGGGAGATATCATCATCGACAGAGAATACTACAACACAAAAGAAGAACAGT TCAAGCAGGTTTTCAAAGATCTTGAGTTTCTTGGTTGGTACACCACCGGTGGATCGCCGGATGAATCTGATATCAAAGTTCACAAACAG ATTTGTGAAATCAACGAGAGCCCCATCTTCTTGAAGCTGAATCCCTTATCGAGACAGACCGAT CTTCCAGTCCACATGTTCGAATcagtgattgatctgatcaatggCATAGCAACAATGCTGTTTGTTGAGCTTCATTTTACCCTAGCGACAGAAGAGGCTGAGAGAATAGGTGTTGATCATGTTGCCAGGGTAACCAACAGTGAAACTATGGAAAGCTCAGTGG TTGCTGAGCACCTGATAGCGCAACACAACGCCGTGAAGATGCTGCACAGTCGGGTGAAGCTGATCCTGGATTACGTGAAAGCTGTCCAGTCTGGCGAGGTGCCCATGAACCATGAGATTCTCCGGGATGCCAACAGTCTCTGCCACAGGCTACCAGTCCTGCATCTAGACAAGTTTGATACAGAATTCTACAAT caatgcaatgatgtaactCTGATGGCCTATCTAGGAGCAATTACTAAAGGCTGCAACACAATAAATCAG TTTGTCAACAAGTTCAACGTACTCTATGACCGTCAAGGCATGGGAAGAAGAATGCGAGGACTCTTCTTATGA